CAGCATTCCATTCGTTGCTATGCTAACACCTTACATATTTGCGTTTGAAACCAAGCTTCCCTCTATCCAATTCCTTTTGAATATTTTCGGATGCAAGCAGAATACTGCTTTTTTTCTTGTCCCGCTTGACTTCGACTGGACCTACAGCCTTTGCGGTTTCAACCGCCTTTTCATGGAGCGGCAAATAAGAAATTGCGACTGTGTAGATAAAATTATTCATAGCTGATTTTGTTCGTTCTGGAGAATCGTGAATCGTATCGTTCACCTGTTCAAGCATACGGGCAATCTTGCTTGCACTAAATTCGCTGTCCGGGCGATTGCCCAAAAGCCAGCAATAACAGCTCCAGCCCGCTGACATTCTAAGTTCTTCCCCGCTTGCGATCCATTTATCGGCAACAACTTGCGCAATATCGGCTTCTGCCAAAGTTACGGCGACTACATAATCCGAGAGCATATAAAAATACGCCCCATCCATCCAACGTTCAAAATCCGCCTCCGTC
This genomic stretch from Neobacillus niacini harbors:
- a CDS encoding DNA alkylation repair protein; translation: MDFEMVMQELQTLGKERMKKMYISNGAHEPVFGVATGAMKPLAKKIKINQPLAEQLYATGNYDAMYFAGIIADPMTMTEADFERWMDGAYFYMLSDYVVAVTLAEADIAQVVADKWIASGEELRMSAGWSCYCWLLGNRPDSEFSASKIARMLEQVNDTIHDSPERTKSAMNNFIYTVAISYLPLHEKAVETAKAVGPVEVKRDKKKSSILLASENIQKELDRGKLGFKRKYVRC